The following proteins are co-located in the bacterium genome:
- a CDS encoding ABC transporter permease — MIALLSFRRAWLHVRAGLGRMVLSILAVALGVALVVATRLMNLAVLDAFLDTVDGMAGRAALTIRAGENLTFDEDTVKTVEAIPGVTLAVPLVRSIAFPDDGTGEILTVHGVDLTNDAAVRVYHRGDNADVVDDLLVFISQKDSIILGRQFAERRGLQAGSRLDLVTPTGVMPFVVRGLLDAQGLAATLGGRLVVMDIQAAQAAFTEPGQVTQIDLLVQPGHEEAVKAAVAAALPPGLTVEEPAIRKAVIRKTVAGFQAMLTAFALLAVVAGFVICYSRLGAIFEARTWEVGLLRAVGLRRWVVASELLKESLILGLLGTAVGVPLGLAIGKFGFPLTAKLAALQYRLPVPITPPAMYPSAVLVGLAVGLGAALLAALGPALRLASKQPVAALTLRGRDVPTALRPPRLVLWLGMIGLAAGLILFQRRTEQAELGNVTTALLAILGCAGAWPLVRGSSGVVSSLWQRLFGPTGRLAAGHLREQSRRAALTVATLGVGLGAILMFGIVAWSFERTLEAQLTSMFKADLYVTSAFESEGWMSAPLSEGLLADLTDLPGVELVSGEQRQTIGYRGGMPVLVAHDPSSFVNPKVCHWRLEDGALAGALDRVAEGKALLVSSTFAQQFKTAVGDALELPSPHGLQRLPVLGITATEPTVAVIMSRELFKRAWNDPQVRWARIVVQPGADRDGVAAEIARRIGPEYRLQVRTLAQLVGHFTGQVRQAFSFLYLMEAVTLLLVLIGLGDTLASGVLERTREFGMMRAVGLRRSRLFAMVVLEGLAIGLLGLLLAVAAGMALGIFWVEIQFPALLGWDLDLHFPTAFASMAAGLTVLLCLTGALLPAWRAARLSVPAALRNE, encoded by the coding sequence GTGATCGCCCTCCTGTCGTTCCGGCGCGCCTGGCTGCACGTGCGGGCCGGGCTCGGGCGGATGGTGCTGTCGATCCTCGCCGTCGCGCTCGGGGTCGCGCTGGTCGTCGCCACGCGGCTCATGAACCTCGCCGTCCTCGACGCCTTCCTCGACACCGTCGACGGCATGGCCGGCCGCGCCGCGCTCACCATTCGCGCCGGCGAGAACCTCACCTTCGACGAAGACACCGTGAAGACGGTGGAAGCGATCCCCGGCGTCACGCTCGCCGTCCCCCTGGTGCGCTCGATCGCCTTCCCCGACGACGGCACCGGCGAGATCCTCACCGTGCACGGCGTCGACCTCACCAACGACGCCGCGGTGCGCGTCTACCATCGCGGCGACAACGCCGACGTCGTCGACGACCTCCTCGTCTTCATCTCGCAGAAGGACTCGATCATCCTCGGCCGCCAGTTCGCCGAGCGCCGCGGGCTCCAGGCCGGAAGCCGCCTCGACCTGGTCACGCCCACGGGCGTCATGCCGTTCGTCGTCCGCGGGCTGCTCGACGCGCAGGGGCTGGCGGCGACGCTCGGCGGACGTCTCGTCGTGATGGACATCCAGGCGGCCCAGGCGGCGTTCACCGAGCCGGGCCAGGTGACGCAGATCGACCTCCTCGTGCAGCCGGGCCATGAGGAGGCGGTGAAGGCCGCGGTGGCGGCGGCGCTGCCGCCCGGGCTCACGGTGGAGGAGCCGGCGATCCGCAAGGCGGTGATCCGCAAGACGGTCGCCGGCTTCCAGGCGATGCTGACGGCGTTCGCCCTGCTCGCCGTCGTGGCCGGCTTCGTCATCTGCTACAGCCGTCTCGGCGCGATCTTCGAGGCCCGCACCTGGGAGGTCGGGCTCCTGCGCGCCGTCGGGCTGCGGCGTTGGGTGGTCGCGAGTGAGCTCCTGAAGGAGAGCCTCATCCTGGGGCTCCTCGGCACGGCCGTGGGCGTGCCGCTCGGGCTCGCGATCGGCAAGTTCGGCTTTCCGTTGACGGCGAAGCTCGCCGCGCTCCAGTACCGCCTGCCCGTGCCGATCACGCCGCCGGCGATGTACCCGTCGGCCGTCCTGGTCGGCCTCGCCGTCGGCCTCGGTGCGGCGCTGCTGGCCGCACTCGGGCCGGCGCTGCGGCTCGCGAGCAAGCAGCCGGTCGCCGCGCTGACGCTGCGCGGGCGCGACGTCCCGACCGCGCTGCGCCCGCCGCGGCTCGTCCTCTGGCTCGGGATGATCGGGCTCGCCGCCGGCCTGATCCTCTTCCAGCGCCGAACCGAGCAGGCCGAGCTGGGCAACGTGACGACCGCGCTCCTCGCCATCCTCGGCTGCGCCGGCGCGTGGCCGCTCGTGCGCGGCAGCAGCGGCGTCGTGTCGAGCCTCTGGCAGCGGCTGTTCGGGCCGACGGGCCGCCTCGCGGCCGGCCACCTGCGCGAGCAGTCGCGCCGCGCCGCGCTGACGGTGGCGACGCTCGGCGTCGGCCTCGGCGCGATCCTCATGTTCGGCATCGTCGCGTGGAGCTTCGAGCGCACGCTCGAGGCGCAGCTGACGTCGATGTTCAAGGCGGACCTCTACGTCACGTCGGCGTTCGAGAGCGAAGGCTGGATGAGCGCGCCGCTCTCCGAGGGGCTCCTCGCCGACCTCACCGATCTGCCCGGCGTCGAGCTGGTCTCCGGCGAGCAGCGCCAGACGATCGGCTACCGCGGCGGCATGCCCGTGCTGGTCGCGCACGACCCGTCGAGCTTCGTGAACCCGAAGGTCTGCCATTGGCGCCTCGAGGACGGCGCCCTCGCCGGCGCGCTCGACCGCGTCGCCGAGGGCAAGGCGTTGCTCGTGTCGAGCACCTTCGCGCAGCAGTTCAAGACGGCGGTCGGCGACGCGCTGGAGCTGCCCTCCCCGCACGGCCTCCAGAGACTGCCGGTCCTCGGCATCACCGCCACCGAGCCGACGGTCGCCGTCATCATGAGCCGCGAGCTCTTCAAACGCGCCTGGAACGACCCGCAGGTGCGGTGGGCGCGCATCGTCGTCCAGCCCGGCGCCGACCGCGACGGCGTCGCCGCCGAGATCGCCCGCCGCATCGGGCCCGAGTACCGCCTCCAGGTGCGCACGCTGGCCCAGCTCGTCGGCCACTTCACCGGCCAGGTGCGCCAGGCCTTCAGCTTCCTCTACCTGATGGAGGCGGTGACCCTGCTGCTCGTCCTGATCGGCCTGGGCGACACGCTCGCCAGCGGCGTCCTCGAGCGCACGCGCGAGTTCGGGATGATGCGCGCGGTGGGCCTCAGGCGCTCGCGCCTGTTCGCGATGGTCGTGCTGGAGGGGCTGGCGATCGGCCTGCTCGGGCTGCTGCTCGCCGTCGCGGCGGGGATGGCGCTCGGCATCTTCTGGGTGGAGATCCAGTTCCCGGCCTTGCTCGGATGGGACCTTGACCTGCACTTCCCGACCGCGTTCGCGTCGATGGCAGCGGGGCTGACGGTGCTGCTCTGCCTCACCGGGGCGCTGCTGCCGGCCTGGCGCGCGGCGCGGCTGTCGGTACCGGCGGCCCTGCGCAA
- a CDS encoding ABC transporter ATP-binding protein, producing the protein MSDLIVARGVRKRYGSGRQAFTALDGLDLTIARGEFVSLMGPSGSGKTTLLNLLAGLDTPDAGQVVLDGRDLATLSDAELSDLRLHRVGFIFQGFNLIPALSVEENVCWPLEFAGHSRAEVKRRAAEALERCEVSGRERRYPAELSGGEQQRVAIARAIAPGPALLLADEPTGNLDSHTGRVILDLLRALNEADQVTVVMVTHNVFAATYGDRTLELRDGRILRDVRTPPRDRITPAAGDDEASES; encoded by the coding sequence ATGAGCGACCTGATCGTGGCTCGCGGCGTCCGCAAGCGCTACGGCAGCGGACGTCAGGCCTTCACGGCCCTCGACGGTCTCGACCTCACGATCGCCCGCGGCGAGTTCGTCTCCCTCATGGGTCCGAGCGGCTCGGGAAAGACGACGCTCCTCAACCTGCTCGCCGGGCTCGACACCCCGGACGCGGGCCAGGTCGTCCTCGACGGCCGCGACCTCGCCACCCTCTCCGACGCCGAGCTGTCCGACCTGCGCCTGCACCGCGTCGGCTTCATCTTCCAGGGCTTCAACCTGATCCCGGCCCTCTCGGTCGAGGAGAACGTATGCTGGCCGCTCGAGTTCGCCGGCCACTCGCGTGCCGAGGTGAAGCGGCGCGCCGCCGAGGCGCTCGAGCGCTGCGAGGTGAGCGGCCGCGAGCGCCGCTATCCGGCCGAGCTGTCGGGCGGCGAGCAGCAGCGCGTGGCGATCGCGCGCGCCATCGCCCCCGGCCCCGCCCTGCTCCTCGCCGACGAGCCGACCGGCAACCTCGACTCGCACACGGGCCGCGTCATCCTCGACCTGCTGCGTGCGCTCAACGAGGCGGACCAGGTGACCGTGGTCATGGTGACGCACAACGTCTTCGCCGCCACCTACGGCGACCGCACGCTCGAGCTGCGCGACGGCCGCATCCTGCGCGACGTGCGTACCCCGCCGCGCGACCGGATCACACCGGCCGCCGGCGACGACGAGGCGTCGGAGTCGTGA
- a CDS encoding PadR family transcriptional regulator → MFYHLILGLLRDGKARHGYELVSEYRARSGAQTNPGNFYRELGKLVDAGLLEQGVNPPDADARRIPYVITTPGRDEFDHWLAQPDTTEQELDSWLLFAHLLGPEQRDRLLDRRQEELWLLGKTLTRAREDSLADSRKNGDPDGHRAAAALLLRRIKQVTAELEFLDEYRRDLAERPPPATPKGGAGRKR, encoded by the coding sequence ATGTTCTACCACTTGATCCTGGGCCTCCTGCGCGACGGAAAGGCACGCCACGGCTACGAGCTGGTCTCGGAGTACCGTGCTCGGTCGGGGGCCCAGACCAACCCGGGCAACTTCTACCGCGAGCTCGGTAAGCTGGTGGACGCCGGTCTCCTCGAGCAGGGGGTCAACCCGCCCGACGCCGACGCGCGCCGCATCCCGTACGTCATCACCACGCCCGGCCGCGACGAGTTCGACCACTGGCTGGCCCAGCCGGACACCACCGAGCAGGAGCTCGATTCGTGGCTCCTGTTCGCGCACCTCCTGGGTCCGGAGCAACGCGATCGCCTCCTCGACCGGCGGCAGGAAGAGCTGTGGCTCCTCGGCAAGACGCTCACCCGCGCCCGCGAGGACTCGCTCGCCGACTCGCGCAAGAACGGCGACCCCGACGGCCATCGCGCAGCCGCGGCGCTGCTGCTCCGTCGCATCAAGCAGGTGACGGCCGAGCTGGAGTTCCTGGACGAGTACCGCCGCGACCTCGCCGAGCGGCCGCCGCCGGCGACGCCGAAGGGCGGTGCGGGGAGGAAGCGATGA
- a CDS encoding Crp/Fnr family transcriptional regulator: MIGADGLSAVQVTYRAWLRQTARDAGLTTAAVDTMVQHGQIGHWRRGDLVASGAAGAGTVHFVVSGAVQIVCLVPGGASVAAEIVPPGRWFGGSWLDDRAGGCRFVARAHVPAVVARTGPELWRTIVMALPPENVVRLLAYSQARVRRLLLDRCLLLALPLRERLYHVLGTLAADFGRLEPRGTRIDLPLTHADLAALVVATRANVTRGLASLEHDGRIIRDDARAVVVCGPHGDQAAGAA; the protein is encoded by the coding sequence ATGATCGGGGCGGACGGGCTGTCCGCCGTCCAGGTCACGTATCGCGCGTGGCTGCGCCAGACCGCGCGCGACGCCGGGCTCACGACCGCCGCCGTCGACACGATGGTGCAGCACGGGCAGATCGGCCACTGGCGGCGCGGCGATCTCGTGGCGAGCGGCGCGGCGGGGGCGGGGACCGTGCACTTCGTCGTCAGCGGCGCCGTCCAGATCGTCTGTCTGGTGCCGGGGGGCGCCAGCGTCGCGGCGGAGATCGTACCGCCCGGACGCTGGTTCGGCGGCAGTTGGCTCGACGATCGCGCCGGCGGCTGCCGCTTCGTAGCGCGGGCGCACGTACCGGCCGTCGTCGCCCGGACCGGCCCGGAGCTGTGGCGGACCATCGTCATGGCGCTGCCGCCCGAGAACGTCGTCCGCCTGCTCGCCTACTCGCAGGCGCGGGTGCGGCGGCTGCTGCTCGATCGCTGTCTGCTCCTGGCGCTGCCGCTGCGCGAGCGCCTCTACCACGTCCTCGGCACGCTCGCGGCCGACTTCGGTCGGCTCGAGCCGCGCGGCACGCGCATCGACCTGCCGCTCACGCATGCGGACCTGGCCGCGCTGGTGGTGGCGACGCGAGCCAACGTGACGCGTGGGCTCGCGTCGCTCGAGCACGACGGACGCATCATCCGTGACGATGCCCGTGCGGTGGTGGTGTGCGGACCGCACGGCGACCAGGCGGCGGGCGCGGCCTGA